The following coding sequences are from one Gigantopelta aegis isolate Gae_Host chromosome 15, Gae_host_genome, whole genome shotgun sequence window:
- the LOC121390435 gene encoding uncharacterized protein LOC121390435, whose amino-acid sequence MMHMGPRDSYQATVEKWTAKEMQLNRLHEEIVGQRESLMRTTGSYNLQQSKRGRDTLSMTNTLPLSPTDATRRNNQFIQDVEHCEQLLMKKANTPPSSRFVTLQSNYMSMMTGMFPLWLRSCSEPCNSQIHPQLHESDATAVSPGVTFASPLSSRHHPRKTT is encoded by the exons ATGATGCATATGGGTCCGCGCGATTCCTACCAAGCCACGGTGGAAAAATGGACGGCGAAAGAGATGCAGCTAAATCGGTTACACGAAGAAAT TGTTGGGCAAAGAGAATCTCTGATGAGGACCACAGGAAGTTACAACCTCCAGCAGTCAAAGCGTGGACGGGACACACTCTCGATGACCAACACGCTGCCACTGTCACCCACTGACGCCACTCGCAGGAATAATCAGTTTATTCAG GATGTAGAACACTGTGAACAGTTGTTAATGAAGAAAGCCAACACTCCACCCAGTAGCAGATTTGTAACACTTCAG AGTAACTACATGTCGATGATGACCGGTATGTTTCCTCTGTGGTTGCGTTCATGTAGCGAGCCATGCAACAGCCAGATTCACCCACAGCTTCATGAGAGTGATGCCACAGCCGTCAGCCCTGGAGTCACCTTTGCCTCACCACTGTCATCAAGACACCATCCTAGAAAGACAACATAG